In a single window of the Gossypium hirsutum isolate 1008001.06 chromosome D02, Gossypium_hirsutum_v2.1, whole genome shotgun sequence genome:
- the LOC107908195 gene encoding RING-H2 finger protein ATL18: MISLVCSNSGSCTAALIFYTCVWIPFIQFKIFVLSLLGFVFPRSCGTINVSLPVARFEDLKFSAGCCNAAEEEVCSICLVEFDNDDAVSQIQKCKHVFHMNCIEKWMERGHFTCPLCRSVLFNNVISAHTKCGDIASYTAADLVSSWLSF; the protein is encoded by the coding sequence ATGATTTCTTTAGTGTGTTCTAACTCGGGTTCATGCACGGCGGCCTTGATCTTCTACACTTGTGTATGGATCCCGTTTATTCAGTTCAAGATATTTGTTTTAAGCCTGCTTGGTTTTGTTTTCCCACGGAGCTGCGGGACGATCAATGTTTCTCTTCCGGTGGCGAGGTTTGAAGATTTGAAGTTTTCCGCCGGATGCTGCAACGCGGCGGAAGAGGAAGTGTGTTCCATATGCTTGGTGGAGTTCGATAACGACGATGCAGTGAGCCAAATCCAGAAATGCAAACATGTTTTTCATATGAATTGCATTGAGAAATGGATGGAACGCGGTCACTTCACTTGCCCACTTTGCAGATCTGTCTTGTTTAATAATGTAATTTCTGCTCATACAAAATGTGGAGACATTGCTTCATATACAGCCGCCGATTTGGTCTCTTCATGGCTTtcgttttga